A section of the Clostridium omnivorum genome encodes:
- the larC gene encoding nickel pincer cofactor biosynthesis protein LarC has translation MKILYYDCFSGISGDMNLGALLDLGVDKEYLIKELEKLKVSGYEIVVTTDERKGITGTKVKVNLDSEEETEHKHKHSSHAHSDHVHHNHVHDEHRNLMDIEKIINSSSLNDEVKKLSMNIFLKVAEAEAKIHGKGIMEVHFHEVGAVDSIVDIIGAAICLDYLKVDKVICSSVEVGGGFVNCAHGRFPVPAPATTEILKGIPIKLGAVPFETTTPTGAAILAATVNEFTDKKQFTVSRVGYGIGHRDTEIPNVLRVFIGEAKEDSQSNLSYVPYNKEVSVDYNKEDANVIECNIDDMNPETYDYIMEKLFNMDVMDVYLTPIIMKKGRPGITLSVLCTDEIEESVIAFILKETTTLGIRKYKVRRTILKRENSIIHTEYGSVRVKTSFYNEEKIKAKPEYEDIKKIAIEKNLPISKVYEAAWKRIID, from the coding sequence ATGAAGATACTATATTATGATTGTTTTTCTGGAATTAGTGGGGATATGAACTTAGGTGCACTTCTTGATTTAGGAGTAGACAAGGAATATCTTATAAAAGAATTAGAAAAATTAAAGGTTAGCGGCTACGAGATAGTAGTTACTACTGATGAGAGAAAAGGCATAACTGGGACTAAAGTTAAGGTAAATTTGGATAGCGAAGAAGAGACTGAGCATAAACATAAACATTCTAGTCATGCTCATTCTGATCACGTTCATCACAATCATGTCCATGATGAGCATAGAAACTTGATGGATATAGAAAAAATAATTAACTCAAGTTCACTTAATGATGAAGTTAAAAAACTTAGTATGAATATATTCCTAAAGGTAGCTGAAGCTGAAGCAAAAATTCATGGAAAAGGCATAATGGAAGTTCATTTTCATGAAGTTGGTGCAGTAGATTCTATTGTAGATATAATTGGAGCTGCTATATGTCTGGATTATCTAAAGGTAGATAAGGTAATATGTTCATCGGTAGAGGTTGGTGGTGGATTTGTTAATTGTGCTCATGGGAGGTTCCCAGTACCAGCACCTGCTACGACTGAGATACTAAAGGGCATTCCGATAAAGCTTGGAGCTGTACCTTTTGAAACTACTACTCCTACTGGGGCGGCAATATTAGCAGCAACGGTTAATGAGTTTACTGATAAAAAGCAATTTACAGTAAGCAGGGTAGGCTACGGAATAGGTCATAGAGATACTGAAATACCAAATGTTTTAAGAGTTTTTATTGGGGAAGCAAAGGAAGATTCCCAAAGCAATTTAAGTTATGTTCCTTATAATAAAGAAGTTTCCGTGGATTATAATAAGGAAGATGCAAATGTTATTGAATGCAATATAGATGACATGAATCCAGAAACCTATGATTATATTATGGAAAAACTATTTAATATGGACGTTATGGATGTGTATCTCACTCCTATTATTATGAAGAAGGGAAGACCCGGAATTACTTTAAGTGTATTATGCACTGATGAGATAGAGGAGAGTGTTATTGCATTTATATTAAAGGAAACTACTACCTTAGGCATAAGAAAATATAAAGTTCGCAGGACAATACTAAAAAGAGAAAATTCAATAATCCATACGGAATATGGAAGTGTAAGAGTTAAAACTTCATTTTATAATGAAGAGAAGATAAAAGCGAAACCTGAATATGAGGATATAAAAAAGATTGCAATTGAAAAAAACTTGCCAATTAGCAAAGTGTATGAAGCTGCATGGAAAAGGATAATTGATTAG
- a CDS encoding LacI family DNA-binding transcriptional regulator has product MSATINDVAREAGVSITTVSRVVNNNYPVKQETRQKIEKAIEKLNYKPNAMARSLITKKTSMIGVVVPGITNLFFPTIVEAIEEYAKTKGYSISLCNTGGDPKSETEVVQKLVSRQVDGLVVIDPTIENLEKEYYEKLSKTVPIILVNGAPSGTKCNFICYDEEIGASEAFKYLLELGHKKIAFIRGHKSFSYDIKERMYLDMIKDEDLNYTKILNVGKGNKIDVVESTENQVEKLLLQEDRPTAIFACNDLMAVGAINACIKNGINIPEDMSVIGFDNTLLAQVTQPKLTSVDQNMKQIGHRAALELLDTIENGAQGRKTIILDTKLVVRESCGKVKKI; this is encoded by the coding sequence ATGTCAGCCACTATAAATGATGTAGCTAGAGAGGCAGGAGTGTCTATAACTACAGTATCTAGAGTTGTTAATAACAATTATCCAGTTAAGCAGGAAACAAGACAAAAAATAGAAAAAGCAATAGAAAAATTAAATTATAAGCCTAATGCCATGGCTAGAAGTCTTATCACTAAAAAAACTTCTATGATTGGAGTAGTGGTACCAGGAATAACTAACTTGTTCTTTCCAACTATAGTAGAAGCAATAGAGGAATATGCCAAAACTAAGGGATACAGTATCTCCCTATGTAATACAGGCGGAGACCCTAAATCAGAGACAGAGGTTGTGCAGAAGCTAGTTTCAAGACAGGTAGATGGATTAGTTGTTATTGACCCAACTATTGAAAATTTAGAAAAGGAATATTATGAAAAGCTCTCAAAAACCGTACCGATAATACTAGTAAACGGTGCTCCATCGGGTACAAAGTGCAACTTTATATGCTACGATGAAGAAATAGGAGCTTCTGAGGCTTTTAAATATTTGCTAGAACTTGGGCATAAAAAAATTGCATTTATTAGAGGGCATAAGAGTTTTTCCTATGACATAAAGGAAAGAATGTATTTAGACATGATAAAGGATGAGGACTTAAACTATACGAAGATATTAAATGTAGGTAAAGGAAATAAAATTGATGTAGTTGAGAGTACCGAAAATCAGGTTGAAAAGCTGCTTTTACAGGAAGATAGGCCAACAGCTATATTTGCTTGCAATGATTTAATGGCAGTTGGTGCAATAAATGCATGTATAAAAAATGGAATAAATATACCTGAAGATATGTCGGTTATCGGTTTTGATAACACTCTACTGGCACAAGTAACTCAACCAAAGCTTACTTCAGTAGATCAAAATATGAAGCAGATTGGACATAGAGCTGCGTTAGAGCTTTTAGATACAATAGAAAATGGAGCACAAGGCAGAAAAACTATTATTTTAGACACCAAGCTCGTAGTGAGAGAGAGCTGCGGAAAAGTAAAAAAAATATAA
- a CDS encoding sensor histidine kinase, which yields MRKFKSINIWKYIKEYRFNSILVKYFISINLFITIPMFVAVSIAFNYLNNVYKNEVRNANLSALSRTKDSIDMISRQVETTLLSLATDSEVESLLSFNSSDYSKKDYNMLRNISGIEKVVNTYIYYGDFINSICIYSDKSKYKVVTSNMNYIEWKYGETLENQFVENKDKTYWISVIPDKNTISFFRNIPIYNGNKKGLVVVSVDIDKINQLINLNKDKSVKDFYILNKNQIVFSKDKSLLNKDITTTKDFKGVDVYKIGNTDTIKVNDKEYFVYNIRSDYNDWNFVSLVSAEENNAKVNKIKDIITMFLLFSIITVLIISFFIAVNLFTPIEEMLEILEKKPHGNIQKYSKTKINELKIISRGLESSINDVQNLKGELEERMDLLKKARSIALQSQINSHFLFNTLENIKWKVMEFTNGENEGSKMISNLSKLLRIGLNTKDYMNTLDKELQHVRIYLDIQKVRYEDKFEVIYDIEDETLSAILPKITLQPIVENAIYHGIKPSDKKCVLTIKAYIMEENLIIEIIDNGVGIEEEKCRVINNELQTEYIKEENHIGIKNVNQRIKLSFGEKYGIEIKSKINLGTRIIMSIPYTKEFIDIQ from the coding sequence ATGAGAAAATTTAAGAGTATAAATATATGGAAATATATTAAAGAATACAGATTTAATAGCATTTTAGTAAAATATTTTATCAGTATAAATCTCTTCATTACTATTCCAATGTTTGTAGCTGTTTCTATTGCCTTTAATTATTTAAATAATGTTTATAAGAACGAGGTTAGGAATGCAAATTTATCGGCATTATCAAGAACAAAGGACAGTATAGATATGATAAGCAGACAGGTTGAGACTACACTGCTAAGCTTAGCTACAGATTCAGAAGTTGAAAGCTTACTTTCTTTTAACAGCAGTGACTATTCAAAAAAAGATTATAATATGCTAAGAAATATAAGCGGCATTGAAAAAGTAGTAAATACTTATATTTATTATGGAGATTTCATAAATTCTATATGTATTTATTCTGATAAAAGCAAGTATAAAGTTGTTACCAGTAATATGAATTATATAGAATGGAAGTATGGTGAAACTTTAGAAAACCAGTTTGTGGAAAATAAAGATAAGACATATTGGATTTCAGTAATACCGGATAAAAATACCATATCCTTTTTTAGAAATATACCTATTTATAATGGGAATAAAAAGGGCCTAGTTGTAGTTAGCGTTGATATAGATAAAATAAATCAATTAATTAACCTGAATAAGGATAAATCTGTTAAGGACTTCTATATATTAAATAAAAATCAAATAGTATTTAGTAAGGATAAAAGTTTATTAAATAAAGATATCACAACCACTAAGGATTTTAAAGGGGTGGATGTATATAAAATAGGAAACACCGATACAATTAAAGTTAACGACAAGGAGTATTTTGTATACAATATTAGGTCTGACTACAATGATTGGAATTTTGTATCTCTAGTTAGTGCAGAAGAAAACAATGCTAAGGTTAATAAAATTAAAGATATTATAACTATGTTCCTACTATTTAGTATTATAACTGTACTAATAATTTCCTTCTTTATAGCAGTAAATCTTTTTACACCAATAGAGGAAATGCTGGAGATATTAGAAAAAAAACCACATGGCAATATACAAAAATATAGTAAGACTAAGATAAATGAGTTGAAAATAATTTCTAGAGGCCTAGAGAGTTCAATTAATGATGTTCAAAATCTTAAAGGTGAGCTGGAAGAAAGAATGGATCTCCTTAAAAAGGCTAGATCTATTGCACTTCAATCTCAAATTAACTCCCACTTTCTATTTAATACCTTGGAAAATATAAAGTGGAAGGTCATGGAATTCACGAATGGTGAGAATGAAGGAAGCAAAATGATATCTAATCTTTCAAAGCTATTAAGGATAGGTTTAAATACAAAAGATTATATGAACACTTTAGATAAAGAGTTACAGCATGTAAGAATTTACTTAGATATTCAAAAGGTAAGATATGAGGATAAATTTGAAGTAATTTATGATATAGAGGATGAGACACTATCTGCTATTTTACCTAAGATAACTCTGCAGCCAATTGTTGAAAATGCTATATATCATGGAATTAAGCCTAGTGATAAAAAATGTGTTTTAACAATAAAAGCATATATAATGGAAGAAAATTTGATAATAGAAATAATAGATAACGGAGTAGGCATTGAGGAAGAAAAGTGTAGAGTGATAAATAATGAACTGCAGACTGAATATATTAAAGAAGAAAATCATATAGGCATTAAAAATGTTAATCAGCGCATAAAGCTAAGCTTTGGAGAAAAGTATGGAATAGAAATAAAGAGTAAGATAAATCTTGGAACAAGAATAATTATGTCTATTCCATATACAAAGGAATTTATAGATATACAATAA
- the nudC gene encoding NAD(+) diphosphatase — MDNLNKYMRFIPGIEPLNESSEEDLWFVFRGDKMLVKNVGEQIDFPNSIDVSNLEFIDTYYIGTLNNRNCFCAVVDSEPNNLNHHLEFQTLRNISMNLDKELFTVCARAFSVILWDRNNKFCGRCGSTTETKANERAKFCPKCGFISYPRISPAVIMAVVKGDEILLAHNRNFAGDMYSVVAGFVDAGETFEQCVKREVYEEIGIKVKNIKYFDSQPWPFPDSLMVGFTAEYDSGEIEVDGNEIETAAWFSKDSLPRIPLKGTIARDLIDWFIENH, encoded by the coding sequence ATGGACAACTTAAATAAGTATATGAGATTTATTCCAGGTATTGAACCTTTAAATGAAAGCAGTGAAGAGGATCTATGGTTTGTCTTTAGAGGCGACAAGATGTTGGTTAAAAATGTAGGAGAACAAATTGATTTTCCTAATTCAATAGATGTTAGTAACTTAGAATTTATAGATACATATTACATTGGAACTTTAAACAATAGGAATTGCTTTTGTGCAGTAGTGGATAGTGAACCTAATAATCTAAATCATCACTTAGAGTTCCAGACCTTAAGAAATATATCCATGAATTTAGATAAAGAACTTTTCACAGTATGTGCTAGAGCTTTTTCGGTAATATTATGGGATAGAAATAATAAGTTTTGTGGAAGATGCGGCAGCACTACAGAAACAAAAGCTAATGAGAGAGCTAAATTCTGTCCTAAATGTGGGTTTATAAGCTACCCTAGAATTTCACCAGCAGTTATTATGGCAGTTGTAAAAGGTGATGAGATATTATTAGCTCATAATAGAAATTTTGCTGGAGATATGTATAGTGTGGTTGCAGGTTTTGTTGATGCAGGTGAAACTTTTGAGCAATGTGTAAAAAGAGAAGTTTATGAAGAAATAGGAATAAAGGTGAAAAATATAAAATATTTTGATAGTCAGCCTTGGCCATTTCCAGATTCATTAATGGTTGGATTTACTGCTGAATATGATAGTGGAGAAATTGAAGTGGATGGAAATGAAATAGAGACTGCAGCTTGGTTTTCAAAGGATAGCTTACCTAGAATTCCACTAAAAGGTACTATAGCTAGAGATTTAATTGATTGGTTTATAGAAAATCATTAG
- a CDS encoding FAD-dependent oxidoreductase: MEHIKKKYEVVIVGGGLSGLCAAIASAREGAATALIHNRPVLGGNASSEIRMHICGADNHGHRANARETGILEEILLENRKRNPQNSYSVFDTILWEKAKFQEGLDLYLNTHMTDVVANEDKIEAVVAEQITTEKNFQIKGDIFIDATGDGTLAYLSGADYVVGRESRDTFNEPHAPEKGDNCTMGNTLLFKTIDMGHPVPFEKPFWANTYTEEDLNGREHGNSGFNYWWIELGGDELDVISDGEVIRDELLKAVYGVWDHIKNAGDHGAENYALDWVGFLPGKRESRRIIGDYILNEGDLANNTQFEDAVAYGGWPMDMHAVGGLRTRIEPTEYINVPDVYQIPYRSLYSKNITNLMIAGRAISTSHMAFGSTRVMGTCSVVGQAAGTAAAMAAKRGCYPKEIINNIKELQLKLLRDDAYIPGVVNNNPNNKARSAKITCSSYEESCECYNVTNGIARTVHNTFNCWISKPLDGKVQWIELSFDSPISADSIEIKFDSNLSKQLMLSMFKNGLEGQEKGIPKELVKDYEVNFMFKDNVVRTISISDNYLRFRKHELDNLKFDKVRINISRTNGDERARIFEISIF, from the coding sequence ATGGAACATATTAAAAAGAAATATGAGGTCGTAATTGTAGGAGGAGGGTTGTCAGGTCTTTGTGCTGCTATTGCTTCTGCAAGAGAAGGTGCAGCCACTGCATTAATTCACAATAGGCCAGTTCTTGGAGGTAATGCAAGTTCTGAAATAAGAATGCATATTTGTGGAGCTGATAATCATGGACATAGAGCTAATGCAAGAGAAACAGGAATACTAGAGGAGATATTATTAGAAAATAGAAAAAGAAATCCTCAAAACTCATATTCGGTATTTGACACAATTCTATGGGAAAAAGCTAAATTTCAAGAGGGGTTGGACTTGTACTTGAATACCCATATGACAGATGTAGTAGCTAATGAGGATAAAATAGAAGCGGTTGTTGCAGAGCAAATTACAACTGAGAAAAATTTTCAAATAAAGGGTGATATTTTTATAGATGCCACCGGAGATGGTACTTTAGCATACCTTTCTGGAGCAGATTACGTTGTTGGAAGAGAAAGCAGAGATACTTTTAATGAGCCACATGCTCCAGAAAAAGGAGATAACTGTACTATGGGCAACACTCTTTTATTTAAGACTATAGATATGGGACATCCTGTGCCTTTTGAAAAGCCGTTTTGGGCAAACACTTACACAGAAGAAGACTTAAATGGACGGGAACATGGGAATAGTGGCTTTAATTATTGGTGGATTGAGCTCGGAGGAGATGAGCTTGACGTTATTTCAGATGGAGAGGTTATAAGAGATGAGCTTTTAAAGGCAGTATATGGGGTATGGGATCATATAAAAAATGCCGGAGATCATGGAGCGGAAAATTATGCTCTTGACTGGGTTGGTTTTTTACCTGGTAAAAGGGAGAGTAGAAGGATAATAGGAGACTACATTTTAAATGAAGGTGACTTAGCAAATAATACACAATTTGAGGATGCAGTTGCCTATGGCGGATGGCCAATGGACATGCATGCAGTAGGTGGATTAAGGACAAGAATTGAACCAACGGAATATATAAATGTTCCAGATGTATATCAAATTCCTTATAGAAGCTTATACTCAAAGAATATTACAAATCTTATGATTGCAGGAAGAGCAATTAGTACTTCACATATGGCCTTTGGATCTACCAGAGTTATGGGAACCTGCTCTGTAGTTGGTCAAGCAGCGGGTACTGCAGCAGCTATGGCTGCTAAAAGAGGATGCTATCCAAAGGAAATAATTAATAATATTAAAGAACTTCAGTTAAAATTACTTAGAGATGATGCTTACATTCCAGGGGTTGTAAACAATAATCCTAATAATAAAGCAAGGAGTGCTAAGATAACCTGTTCATCTTATGAAGAAAGCTGTGAATGCTATAATGTTACAAATGGTATAGCAAGGACAGTTCACAATACTTTTAATTGTTGGATTTCAAAGCCCCTTGATGGAAAAGTACAATGGATAGAACTAAGCTTTGATTCGCCTATTTCTGCTGATAGTATTGAAATAAAATTTGATTCAAATCTCTCAAAACAGCTTATGCTGTCAATGTTTAAAAATGGCTTAGAAGGACAAGAAAAAGGAATTCCAAAGGAACTAGTGAAAGATTACGAAGTAAACTTCATGTTTAAAGACAATGTAGTAAGGACAATTAGCATAAGTGATAATTATTTGCGCTTTAGAAAGCATGAGTTAGATAATTTAAAATTTGATAAAGTGAGAATTAATATAAGTAGAACAAACGGGGATGAAAGAGCACGTATATTTGAAATTAGTATATTTTAA
- a CDS encoding radical SAM protein has protein sequence MNVIDAMEKGMKDSVLNALVEVVEKNPEKNVDKLFSLAKKLAKDETAQQQIDFVFNYYKENPATYELVQNILTTTDKNCLKKFLVNFVSNATWYGMPKRAKYLEYEDTKVPFTLLISPTMRCNLRCTGCYAGNYSKKDDIPFEEVDRIIGEARDLGIYYIVVLGGEPFFYDKMLDIYEKYNDVMFTPFTNGSLFNEELADRIKKLGNVFPMFSLEGFEKETDARRGKGTFERVMKSMDLLKSRGILFGVSSATSKYNIDTVISDEFIDMLIAKGAKMSWYFMYMPIGENPNVNDMLSPEQRLRLGRRTREIRNTKPYFTIDFFNDAPVVGGCIAGKYYCHINSKEDVEPCIFAHFACDNLKGKALIDIFRGPFFKELRSRQPYNNNLLLPCMMIDNTNVIREVVTKVHAYPTHPGAERMVEDPEFMKELDELAENFKPYAEKEWKEVFNETGNYEMAKG, from the coding sequence ATGAATGTAATTGATGCTATGGAAAAAGGAATGAAGGATTCAGTTTTGAATGCTCTAGTTGAAGTTGTTGAAAAAAATCCAGAGAAAAATGTTGACAAGCTGTTTTCTTTGGCAAAGAAGCTTGCTAAGGATGAAACAGCGCAGCAGCAGATAGATTTTGTATTTAATTATTATAAAGAAAATCCTGCAACCTATGAACTTGTTCAAAACATACTTACTACTACAGATAAGAACTGCTTAAAAAAGTTTCTTGTTAATTTTGTTTCTAATGCAACTTGGTATGGTATGCCTAAGAGAGCAAAATATCTTGAATACGAAGATACAAAGGTACCATTTACCCTACTAATAAGCCCTACAATGAGATGCAATTTGAGATGTACGGGCTGTTATGCTGGCAACTACAGCAAAAAGGATGATATACCTTTTGAAGAGGTAGATAGAATTATAGGTGAAGCAAGGGATTTAGGTATATATTATATTGTAGTATTAGGTGGAGAACCTTTCTTCTACGATAAAATGCTAGATATTTATGAAAAGTATAATGATGTTATGTTTACACCATTTACAAATGGAAGTTTATTTAATGAGGAACTAGCTGATAGAATTAAGAAGCTCGGAAATGTATTTCCGATGTTCTCACTAGAGGGTTTTGAAAAGGAAACAGATGCAAGAAGAGGAAAAGGAACCTTTGAAAGAGTTATGAAATCCATGGATTTATTGAAGTCTAGAGGAATACTATTTGGAGTATCATCAGCTACATCAAAGTATAATATTGATACTGTAATTTCTGATGAATTTATAGATATGTTAATAGCTAAAGGTGCCAAGATGAGCTGGTACTTTATGTATATGCCAATAGGTGAGAATCCCAATGTTAATGATATGCTATCACCAGAGCAAAGACTTAGACTTGGAAGAAGGACAAGAGAAATAAGAAATACGAAGCCATATTTTACAATTGACTTTTTTAATGATGCTCCAGTTGTAGGAGGCTGCATCGCTGGAAAATACTACTGCCATATAAACTCTAAAGAGGATGTAGAACCATGTATTTTCGCACACTTTGCTTGTGATAACCTAAAAGGAAAGGCTCTAATTGATATCTTTAGAGGTCCTTTCTTCAAGGAACTTAGAAGCAGACAACCATATAACAACAATTTACTACTGCCATGTATGATGATAGATAACACAAATGTAATTAGGGAAGTAGTAACAAAGGTCCATGCTTATCCAACTCATCCTGGCGCAGAGAGAATGGTTGAGGATCCAGAGTTTATGAAAGAACTTGACGAGTTGGCTGAAAACTTTAAGCCTTATGCAGAGAAGGAATGGAAAGAAGTATTTAACGAAACTGGAAATTATGAAATGGCTAAAGGCTAA
- the larB gene encoding nickel pincer cofactor biosynthesis protein LarB, producing the protein MNTEELKEILSKISSGDISVEEGTEILRDLPFKELGYAKIDNHREVRVGYPEVIYCEGKTVEQVKGIIEFMLTKNNNILGTRASEEMYEAVKTICPEVEYNKLARTLTIRKKEIKAPETYIAVVTAGTSDIPVAEEAAITAEILGNRVERIFDVGVAGIHRLFNRIDLIRGARAVVVVAGMEGALASVVGGLVDKPVIAVPTSIGYGANFGGLSALLAMLNSCASGVSVVNIDNGFGAGYMASMINKL; encoded by the coding sequence ATGAATACTGAAGAGCTTAAGGAAATTTTAAGTAAAATTAGCTCTGGAGATATATCCGTAGAAGAAGGTACAGAGATTCTAAGGGATTTACCATTTAAGGAGCTTGGTTATGCAAAAATAGATAATCATAGAGAAGTAAGGGTTGGTTATCCTGAAGTTATCTACTGCGAAGGTAAAACAGTAGAACAGGTTAAAGGAATTATAGAGTTTATGCTTACGAAAAATAATAATATTTTAGGTACAAGGGCTTCAGAAGAAATGTATGAAGCAGTGAAAACAATTTGTCCTGAAGTAGAGTACAATAAACTGGCTAGAACATTAACTATAAGGAAAAAAGAAATTAAAGCACCTGAAACTTACATAGCAGTGGTCACTGCTGGTACCTCAGATATACCAGTTGCTGAGGAAGCCGCTATTACTGCTGAAATTCTAGGAAATAGGGTTGAACGTATATTTGATGTAGGAGTAGCTGGTATACATAGGCTTTTCAACAGGATAGATCTTATTAGAGGGGCAAGAGCTGTAGTTGTTGTGGCTGGTATGGAAGGTGCACTGGCTAGTGTTGTTGGAGGCCTTGTAGATAAACCCGTTATTGCAGTGCCAACTAGCATAGGCTATGGAGCTAATTTTGGAGGACTTTCTGCATTGCTTGCAATGCTTAATAGCTGTGCTAGTGGAGTTAGTGTAGTAAATATAGATAATGGCTTTGGAGCTGGCTATATGGCAAGCATGATAAATAAGCTGTAG
- a CDS encoding response regulator transcription factor, with amino-acid sequence MYNLVIADDEKNIREGLAKFIDWEELGFKVVFKCEDGEEVIDYMNSMAVDVILCDIRMNKVSGLDVAKYAFENFKGVKIVLISGYQEFEYAKKALEYNVFSYIVKPIDIEEIKEKFLKIKKDLDHKKYISQEIKEDKIKIEEAQNRIKELMGNPEVTIERTQKSILKYQEALIDSFLNFDKDSICSYQSNISSELKLIPFTIGLKFLKNTLVLLYNSIENQYSGLIIKDDLKRNIKEISLTKDYNNAINIFEKWINVSIEAIEQNNSSNIDLVIKRANRYIEDNYSEDLTLEKVAEHVYLSPVYLSKIYKKKMGVNFIDYVTNIRIERAKELLSNRHIKVYEISGLVGYKNLKYFYKVFKNYTGLTPNKYREIILSSKSDDMSKR; translated from the coding sequence TTGTATAATCTCGTTATAGCTGATGATGAAAAAAATATAAGAGAAGGCTTGGCTAAGTTTATTGATTGGGAAGAACTTGGATTTAAGGTGGTTTTCAAATGCGAAGATGGCGAAGAAGTGATAGATTATATGAACAGCATGGCTGTGGATGTTATTCTATGCGATATCAGGATGAATAAAGTTTCAGGCCTTGATGTAGCAAAATATGCCTTTGAGAACTTTAAAGGAGTTAAAATAGTTTTAATAAGTGGGTATCAGGAATTTGAGTATGCCAAGAAAGCTTTAGAATATAACGTGTTTTCATATATTGTAAAGCCCATAGACATAGAAGAAATTAAAGAAAAGTTTTTAAAAATAAAGAAAGACTTAGACCATAAAAAATATATTAGTCAGGAAATAAAAGAAGATAAGATTAAGATTGAAGAGGCTCAAAATAGAATAAAGGAATTGATGGGTAATCCAGAAGTGACTATTGAAAGAACTCAAAAGTCTATTTTAAAGTATCAGGAAGCTTTAATAGACAGTTTTTTAAACTTTGATAAAGACTCGATATGCAGCTATCAAAGTAATATTTCTTCAGAACTAAAGCTGATTCCTTTTACTATAGGATTAAAGTTTTTAAAAAATACCTTAGTGCTTTTGTATAACTCTATCGAAAATCAATATTCTGGACTAATTATAAAGGATGATTTAAAAAGAAATATAAAAGAAATAAGCTTAACAAAGGACTACAACAATGCAATAAATATTTTTGAAAAGTGGATAAATGTATCTATAGAAGCAATAGAACAGAATAATAGCAGTAACATAGATCTTGTGATAAAAAGGGCAAATAGATATATTGAGGATAATTATTCTGAGGATTTAACTTTAGAAAAGGTAGCTGAGCATGTTTATTTAAGCCCAGTATACTTAAGCAAAATATATAAAAAGAAAATGGGAGTTAATTTTATAGATTATGTAACTAATATTAGGATTGAAAGAGCAAAGGAACTTCTTAGCAACAGGCATATTAAAGTATATGAAATATCAGGGCTTGTGGGTTATAAGAATTTAAAGTATTTTTATAAGGTTTTTAAGAATTATACTGGGTTAACTCCTAATAAATATAGAGAAATAATTTTAAGCAGCAAATCAGATGATATGTCTAAAAGATAG